CTGCCTGGTCGAACGATACCGACCCGAACGGGCTCAATATCCGGGCCGGCGCCGGAAGCGATACCGCGATCATCGGCCAGATCCCTGTCGGCGGCGAAGTCTCGATCACCGGAGCGAAGGATGGCTGGTTCAGGATCGATCAGGCCGTGCTGATCGACTACGAGTCAGATGAAACTACCGACGTTTTTGCCGGCGAGGGCTGGGTTTCCGGGCGGATGCTCGGCCTTGTCCTGCATGACGATTTACATGCCGCCCCCTCGGACGACAGCCCGGTCGTGGCCCGGCTGTTCCACGAGGATGCGGAGGGGAACATCGGCGGGGCGGATTCGTTTGGGGTTAGCCGAATCCTTACCTGCCAGGGAGACTGGGTTCAGGTCGAAGGCACATTCTTCGACACCCCCCTGACCGGCTGGGCAACGCGGACCTGCTCAAACCAGGTGACTACCTGCTCCTGAGCGCTTGCATCTGCCGGGGGTAAGGGAAAGCCCAACCCGACGCCTCTCGATCCGGCCCGCATACCCGCCATGCACCGCCATTTTGCCGCAACGCCCTCTCGGCCCTTGCCATGCCCCGCACCCGACGATATTCACGTCCGGCATATGGTTTGAGCCGGGCAGGGCTGTCTTCATGGTCGATTTCGAACGCGCACGGGCGCAAATGGTGGAGAACCAGCTGCGCAGCGGCGGTGTCACCAATGCGCCGATTCTGGCGCGGATGCGCGCTATCAAGCGCGAAAATTTCGTCGCCCCCGAGCGGCGCGACCTGGCCTATATAGACGACATTCAGTGGCTCGGCGACCGCTTCATGGCAGCGCCGGTCACGCTGGGCAAGCTGCTCAAGCTGGCCGAAATCAGCCCGACCGATACCGTCCTCGATATCGGCGCCGCCACCGGCTATTCCACCGCCATCATTGCCGGCCTCGCTGCCGCCGTCACCGGCCTCGAGCCCGATGCCGGGCTGGCCGCGACGGCATCGGCCAATCTGGCCGCGCTGGGCCTCGACAATGCCAGCGTCATTGCCGGCGGTATCGAGCGCCTCGGCAAGGCCCGTTTCGATGTCATCATGGTGCAGGGCGCGCTTGATAGCGTGCCGGACGCCTTCACTGCGGCGCTTGCCGATGGTGGGCGTCTCGTCGCGCTGATCCGTACGGGGGCCGTTTCGGTGGCCCATGTTTTCGTCAGGTCTGGCGGGCAGGTCACGGCGCGAGCCGAGTTCAACGCCGTTCTGCCGCCGCTCTTTGCGCCGCAGCGTGATGAGGAATTTGTGTTCTGATGTGGTATTATACGTCTGTGTTGCCTCAGGGGCACGGCACGGATTATTCGCACATTAATGTTTAGTAGGGATTGTCGCGGCCGGTTGTCTACCCCATGTGCCGCGCATAGAGTTCCGGGGTTTTTGGAGGCGGGCAATGGGTTTTCGCGTTAAATTGGTCGCAAGTGCGCTGGCCCTGGCTTTGGCTGCCGTTTCGGTGGGCGGGGCCCGGGCGCAGTCGATCAGCCAGGCGCTGACCATTGCTTACGATCATGCGCCCGATCTGCAGGCGGCCTTGCTCAGTGCCAAGGCTGCGGCGGAAAACGTCGCTCTTGCCCAGGCCGGCATGCGCCCCCAGATTGGCGCGAGCTTGGGTGGCACCTACAGCTGGTCGGCCGGACAGGCCTCGCTCGGCAATCCCTCTGGTGCCTTCTCGGACAGCCAAACCTATACGGCGGGTCTTTCCTACAACCAGACCATCTTCGACAATTACAAGACCGATGCGCAGGTCGAGGCCGCCCGCGCCGGTGCCGAGGCCGCCGAATACCAGATCCGCAATACCGAGCAGAATGTGCTGCTCGCCGTGGTCCAGGCCTATATGTCGGTGCTGAGCGATCGCCAGCTGGTCGCCCTCCGGCAGGAAAATATCAGCTTCTTCCAGGCCCAGTTGCAGTCGGCGCGTGACCGGCTCGATGTGGGCGAGGGCACACGCATCGATGTCGCCCAGGCCGAAGCCCGCCTCGCCCAGGGCGATGCCACCTACCGTGCTGCCGTCAGCAGCCTTGAAATCAGCCAGGCCACCTTTCAGCGCTATGTCGGCGCCGCCCCGCAAAATCTCGACGCCTCGCACAATTATGCGCGCCTGATCCCCTCGTCATTGCAGGCTGCTCTGTCCCAGGCTGAAACGGGCCATCCGGCCATCCTGATGTCCAAGGCCGCCATTCGCGCCGCCCAGGCCGGCACCGATTCCGCGCAGGCCGCCTTCGGCCCCTCCGCCAGCGTTAGCGGCTCCATTGGCACCGCCTACAGCAATCCGGGCGGCGCGCAGGGCATCAGCGGCAAGCTGGGCTTCACCATCACCATCCCGCTCTATGCGGGCGGCGCCATCGGCGCCAGCGTGCGCAAGGCCAATATCGAGCAGATCAAGTCCGAGGTCGACGCCATGTCGTCCTACGACCAGATTCGCGAGGCGGTGATTTCCGCCTGGGCCGGCATCCAGAGCGCCGATGCGCAGATTTCCGCCGCCAATGCCGCTGTTTCGGCCGGCCGAACCGTGCTTGACGGCGTCATTCAGGAACGTGACCTGGGCACCCGCACCACGCTCGACGTGCTCAATGCCCAGGCCGAGCTGACCACCGCGCGCGAAGGGCTGATCAACGCTTCGACCAACAAGGTCATCGCCACCTTCTCGCTGCTGTCGGCCATGGGCCACCTCACCGCGACCGATCTGGGCCTGGCCGTCGAGGTCAAGTCCGCCGTGCGGTACAATCAGGTCGTCGAGGACGTCTGGCAGGAATTGCGCACCGTCGCCGAGTGATCGGACGCCCGTTCCGGGCGCCTTTTCACCAAACTGCACGCACTGCCTTCGTTGTTCTGCAACGTCCGACATCTATTGCTTTACTGTCGATCCGTGGT
This sequence is a window from Devosia ginsengisoli. Protein-coding genes within it:
- a CDS encoding SH3 domain-containing protein, which encodes MSHFLFRTRTVAILLPVLALCAISVPTAASEIAACTISAWSNDTDPNGLNIRAGAGSDTAIIGQIPVGGEVSITGAKDGWFRIDQAVLIDYESDETTDVFAGEGWVSGRMLGLVLHDDLHAAPSDDSPVVARLFHEDAEGNIGGADSFGVSRILTCQGDWVQVEGTFFDTPLTGWATRTCSNQVTTCS
- a CDS encoding protein-L-isoaspartate O-methyltransferase family protein, whose protein sequence is MVDFERARAQMVENQLRSGGVTNAPILARMRAIKRENFVAPERRDLAYIDDIQWLGDRFMAAPVTLGKLLKLAEISPTDTVLDIGAATGYSTAIIAGLAAAVTGLEPDAGLAATASANLAALGLDNASVIAGGIERLGKARFDVIMVQGALDSVPDAFTAALADGGRLVALIRTGAVSVAHVFVRSGGQVTARAEFNAVLPPLFAPQRDEEFVF
- a CDS encoding TolC family outer membrane protein, translated to MGFRVKLVASALALALAAVSVGGARAQSISQALTIAYDHAPDLQAALLSAKAAAENVALAQAGMRPQIGASLGGTYSWSAGQASLGNPSGAFSDSQTYTAGLSYNQTIFDNYKTDAQVEAARAGAEAAEYQIRNTEQNVLLAVVQAYMSVLSDRQLVALRQENISFFQAQLQSARDRLDVGEGTRIDVAQAEARLAQGDATYRAAVSSLEISQATFQRYVGAAPQNLDASHNYARLIPSSLQAALSQAETGHPAILMSKAAIRAAQAGTDSAQAAFGPSASVSGSIGTAYSNPGGAQGISGKLGFTITIPLYAGGAIGASVRKANIEQIKSEVDAMSSYDQIREAVISAWAGIQSADAQISAANAAVSAGRTVLDGVIQERDLGTRTTLDVLNAQAELTTAREGLINASTNKVIATFSLLSAMGHLTATDLGLAVEVKSAVRYNQVVEDVWQELRTVAE